The genomic window TCAAATTGATGCAAGGTCTACTCTAGATGACTGGAAGGCTGCAATGCGCCTCCCTCTGGTCAACCTTGTCAGTGGGTTAGAATGATGACCTGCTCGTGTGTACGCTACTCTGTCCTCACACTATGCACAATAACATCAACATCtccacttaaccctcgtgctgccttcgggtcacatgacccaaaggttcataacgaaccattgttgtgtttacccaattttacccaatacaaaaacaaataaaaataattttcttttaaccattccaatgtggggggtctgagacagcccgacagttaaaatgcttcactttgtttttgtatgaggtaaatttgtcgcaatacgacggtgggtcacaatgactgatgggtcagaatgacccgaagataacacaagggttaaacacgtGCGTttgagtgtctgtttgtgtcataTTCATGAAATATTCAAATTCCATGCAAAATATCATTAAAATGTTTTCAAACtcttgtgtcttgtgtgtgttttaattgtGGACAAGGATACGAACAGTATGAGCTGGTCAAGCCATCAACAGTGGAGGACAGCCAGGAACAGGGGCGTGATTGTTGTCTTTTTTGGCTGCTAAGATCCCACCTTTAAGTCCTCATCACCACTGAGCCTCAGGAACAGGGGCGTGATTGTTGTCTTTTTTGGCTGCTAAGATCCCACCTTTAAGTCCTCATCACCACTGAGCCTCTGGACGCTTGCCTGCACCGGACCTATTACCTCATCATGCTGAAAGTGTACACACCAGCCATGTCATTAATAATCTCCCACtcacccccccgccctctctctctctctctctctctctctctctctctctctctctctctctctctctctgtctctctctctctgaatcgtTTGCCACCTCGTCACAATTGTTCATCcaaatatttacatatttaaCACAACCTGGGAGTACATAACCACCGAAATGATTGGAGCAAGGTGTCATCTCATGACACCTTCGTCGTCTCACACCATAGGTGTTAATGAATGATCCTCCCATCATACCAAACTACCACCAAGACGATGACAGGTAAAGAACTAGGACGTAGTTGTCTAAGTAGCGTCACCTGAggacatggctgagtggttagcaGTATGTGGCACCAGGATCTCATCACTAATGGCCTATGTTCCCAATCAGTCAGACTGTATGACTCTGACAACCTGACCTATGACTGTGTAACCGAGGGCATCCGTTGTCATGCATCGTCCTGAGGAAATCTAGCCAGGCAAGGGCAGGCCGAGGAAGCTTTATCTGTTCCAGTGTGACACAACAATGAACAGTCCCCCCCATTGTCTGCAAGTCTCTCATTTGACCGAATATTCACTTTCAAAAATGCATTTCTGATTCCAAGCTTTATATTAATAGTTGAGACTTAAAATGATTCTACAAACTTCAAACAGGTTACAATTTTGGGACGATGGCTTTGAGGACAATGCTTATTCACTCATCATGATGAAGGCTTGTAGAATATTTGCAAGAATAGAAAGTAATGCCTGTTTATGGAGTTATGGGTCTATTCCCTCCTTATATTCCAGAAGTTTGGCTTATTTCCTCTACATTTAGCAGGCATGGTGCGATAATACGATAAGTAGCCTATGTTATGATTTCAGAAGTGTTCAGAAACCACCATTGCCCATCCTCACATTGGTATCCACTGATCCCTCGAAGCCATGGCACAAAGTGGGGGCGCTACTACAGCTGACTGTTAAAACCTGTTCACCAAAGTGGATAGGGAGTCGGGAGCAGGCGTCAAGCTGTTCCCTTAGGAACCATCAGTACAGTCACTGGCCCCATTCCCGAGGTGCTAAATGATGACCCCGAGAGGACTTCCTCGTAATGATTGTGTTGACAGGCAATTCACTTATGACACTTTTGAAGAACACTCCACGAATCGTATTCGTCCGAGCACAATCTGCAAAGCACTCACAATGCTGAACGAACTTGATTCACATTAGAAGTTGTCAGTATAAGCGTGAATCTTAACTATTAGTCCATAATCTCCATTTCCTCACAGAACAGTCAGTGTACAAATGTGTTAGATATGTAAATAGGGCAGTGAAAATAACATTCTTAGAGGGATTATCTGTTTGGAAGACTGGATAGAATGGGTCTGCTATTGATCTGAATGTGCTTACAGTAGGTGAAGCACAAGGCTAAGCTAGGTGAAGCACAAGGCAAGCACAAGGCTAAGCTAGGTGAAGCACAAGGCTAAGATAGGTGAAGCACAAGGCTAAGCCAGGTGAAGCACAAGGCTAAGCTAGGTGAAGCACAAGGCTAAGCTAGGTGAAGCACAAAGCTAAGCTAGGTGAAGCACAAGGCTAAGCTAGGTGAAGCACAAAGCTAAGCTAGGTGAAGCACAAGgctaagtaagtaagtaagtaagtaagtaagtaagtaagtaagtaagtaagactttatttatatagcacatttcatacaagaattgtagctcaaggtgctttacataaaatcaataaaaacaataatacaagtgataaacaattcaaacaaacaaaaatcccaataagatctctgttcaagagagaaaacaactttaaaaagtaggaaaacccttttgagataaaaaattacttaaatgcttcggtaaaaaggtaggttttaagctgtcttttaaaaatgtctagagtgtttgcttccctaatatttatgggtaatttgttccatagttttggggcgtaattgacaaaggccgaatcaccaatcttcttatgattgcttctggtgacctctaataggcctgcatttgatgatcgcagtgttctagctggtgtgtagtttataaaggagttagcaatgtagctaggtccttgtccgtgtagagctttgtatgtgaggaaaaggaccttaaagtcaattctgaaggtaacagggagccagtgtaaagtagctaggacaggactaatgtgttctctccttttagttttggttaataatctagctgcagaattttgaatgagctgtagtctttcagtggttttcttgggaagaccagtgaaaagtgcgttacagtagtccagccggctggatataaaagcatgaattaacttctctgcatcattttggtttatgaatggtcgtacctttgctatattcctcaggtgaaagaaagctgttttggtcactttattaatgtgagagttgaaattcaaatctgagtccaggattacaccaagactcgtcacctctggtttaaaacagggggttaagcctccaagattcttaataagcatctctcttttggatttggggccagatagtaggacttcggttttgtcttcatttaatttaagaaagttatcattcatccatttgtttattgccaacaggcagttggtaatggaattgatggccgttgcatcgttgggttcagtggatatatatagttgtgtgtcatccgcatagctatggaaatctatgttatgttctctgattatgtcgccgagtggtaacatataaagagaaaaaagtaatggacctaagcagcttccttgagcaaccccgtagcagttctcatgtttcttggacctatggtcaccaaaactaacataaaacttccttcctgtgatatatgatttcagccagttcaatacactatccgtgaacccaataagcttttccagtctattgattaggatgttgtgatcaattgtatcaaatgctaagcttttcaataaaaccttttagaAGTTTGTCTGAGCAAAGAAACAAGTCAATTTGGGCTTTGTGTGCCTTAATCTAAACCTTACTTAGTTTTTGATAAAGACTTTGCGACTGATTTCTTTTATGGGTGATATTTGAATCTGCGCTTTGTCATGGACATTTGAGGGTTTTTAAAGGGTTTCCTTAGAGCAGACTTCCCAACTATCAGCAATGCTAACGTTCACCTTCCCCGACTAAATAGATCTAACCCAGTGTACGCcattaaagagacagagagaagagaggtggccTGTCTGTATGTTAACCACAGATCAATATATCCAGGTAAGAGCATACTGGTTCAATAACTGGCTGGACTGCCTGTTGCAACACAACCTACTCATTTGCTGAGTGAGCAGAGTGAGCAGGTTTCATAGCAACATCAATCAAATCCATGATTGTGTTGTTGCCAGGTTCTGAGGGGCTGGTGACACACTCCCCATTCAGACTGATCTACTGCAGTTACCAAGTGACCAGCACAAACACAGGAAGGACAGCACTTTAGACCACTGGTACGTACTTTAAGAACTTTAATGTTGACTTACTACTGAATTTGATTATGCGTTTGACTTTTGTTTGGTCAATTTTAGAAAAGGAAAGAAGGCTGAACATATTGTACATGTTGTAAGCTGTTTTGCAAGACAACCAAGATTCAGTTATAATGTTATATTTCAAGGGAGTCTGTTCGGTGGAGGAATCATGTCAGACAAATCCATGTTACAACCGTACCAGCCACACGACAGGTAGGTTTGACCTCAGAGCTTCAAACACCGACCCCGAGAGAAtcttttctcattctctcccacGAGTCAGATTCTGCAAATGGGTGCATAGGCACATTCCATTTCCTCTAGCTGATAAACCCGCTTCAGAGAAACGGTGGTGACCTTCCTCCCTTGCTCTCACCGTGATCAAATTAATCCCTAATCCATGACAACATCCGACACCTTTGGAGAGCTGACACACAGGAAGGCCAGGGAACATTTGAAAGAGAATTCTGTAGGTCAAACTGGATTTGTAGGTGTGCAAGACAATCGCAATGTCTGTATGTTACATttatatttgctcatttaagAGCCACTTTCTtatttggagaaaacacaggatTCTCATCACTGCTGTGTGGTTGAACACCCTCTTCTACCTGGCTGAGGAAACCATATTGTCTCTACTCTTAGGTCGGATGTGGTAGAAGGCCGGCTGACCAATCAGGAGCGTGCGATGAGCGTGCTGCTGGAGCAGGCGTTGAGGATCAAGGAGGAGGTGGCGGCCAGCCTGCACTCCACCCAGGGCTGCGTCCAATCAGAGGCCTCCTCTCGCCGGCTACTGGAGAGCCACATCCAAGTCATCACACACATCGTCAAACAGCTCAGCACAGACATCCAGGTAGGGTTCAACTAGAACCACTTTAGACTAGAGGTGCATTATAAAGAATTTCCCTGCACCGGGCACATATTTGTCTCTATATTCTGTTCTCTAcctatctatttctctctcaacatctctctctctttatctccctctgtctcactctccctctctgtctccctctgtctctcgtcCTGTAAGATGGATCAGTCTAGTTTGATTACACTTGGTAGAACGTTCAGTGAACCCCGAGCCAGCCTCACTATCTCATTCTGCCAGATGGGAGTTTTTCTCCTAAGCAAGCAATAAGTTTAATGACGACCAATGAATGCTCTGGAATGGTGTCCAATAAAGTCACTTAGCAGAGGTAATACTGTAACAGTGGTGCACACAAAATGTGGTTGTTTAATCAGTCAATGTCTGGTATAATTCTTTTTTGCCAGAGCTGCATTTTCCCTGCCCAGAAACATGACCTAACACAGGTAGACAGGGCTGCCTTACACAGTAAACAAAGCCAGATGAGTACATTCACAGATAGAAGTGTAAAACAGTGCtttgtttatggaacaattacaCTTATAGTACCATGTAACATCAAAATATTAAATACTGAAATAAATATCTACAATGAACAGTGCACTTGTGGATCAGTCACCATTATTAAACATTAAAACAGTAACTGGCATCTCCAAATTGATTTCATatagttgtgtgtgagtgtgtgtgtgtgtgtgtgtgtgtgagtgtgcgcatgcatgtttgtccgcgtgtgtgtgaggagaacaGTCAGCAGAACGCTCCAGACCGGGACCCTAATCAAATTAATGAGAATGCCATTCAACCAGTTCGATAGTCCGGCCTACCATCTGCCAAGGACCAggctctgtggtaatgaagtccaCAGAGCCTGGTCCATTTGTCTGGCTCTCGAAGGTGCTTCTCGTTGCAGAGGTGGTGTGATAAGGTGTGGGTGTGCCGGGCAGTGTCACCCCAGTGGCTGCTGTCGTTGTTGTCATGGGGCAGGTACTGGAgagacagatcatccagagagaCGGCGTCAGCTCTGGGACGTCGTTCGCCGTTCAGAGCCTGGATCACAAGAACCTGGAGGGGATCGGTGACCTGCGAGGACGAGTGGCCAGGTACTCACTACCCGTCTACACTCCAAcagctgtctctctatgtctcctcGTACTATAGTCCAGGTTACACACATGACATTCGAGTGAAGACACACATTCAGAATGCTTTCGTTGAACACAATCACAATCTGTGAAACTGCTACCAGTGACACAAAAAATCTTTACAACTGCTGCAAGCTaaacaattgtttttgaaatggGTCTACAAATGCGTCTAGAAAATGTAATTTCAAGCCTTCTTCtaggatccacacacacacacacacacacacacacaaagtacccCATTCCTCTTTATTGTTGCTGTCTAGAAATGAGTTGCATTATTAGAAACCTTGGTTTTAAGGCCATTTGCAACTAGAGTTTCTCCAGGGAGTCCATTTGTCAGCGAGTTTCATTAGTGTTTTGTGCACCCCTAGAGATTTATTTGTGTAATTGAAATAACTTtgcatccccttctcccccatagGGGCACAtcttacaaaaaaaacacatttgaaaaacatCATAACCGCCTCCCTTCTGTGAAAAGAATATTCTGGAAGGTTTTCAAAATCTCCCTCATGTGCTTCCTTGTACACACCTTAAAACGGGGGAGAATAGAACAGCACAGACTGTCCTTCTGAGTGAGAATgtcttcacctctccctctgtctctctgcctctgtctgtcaggtGCGACGCCAGCATCGCCAAGCTGTCCGGTGACGTTAGCTCCGGAGGGCGTGACCTCCTCAGGCTCCAGCGGGAGGTATCGGAGCTCAGGTCAGCCCTGGAGGTCTCACTCAGGGATACGGAGACCAAGGtgacagcacccccccccccttctcacatTGCCGGCTCTGCATGAGCttacatgctctctcacacagaccaaAACCAACGCTCCAGTGTCTGCCTTTACGCTAACGTTAACCTGTGCTGATTGCGGTTCTTGGGAGAAAACACACCCAAAAAACGTAttgtatacagtactgtatgtccaATTTCCTTTAGCTTCCCTCCTACTCCCAGCATGCTCTATGTTCTCTGGGACGGGTGGTATATCACTGGGACTGCGGCACATTAACTCTGGGGAGTGGTCAAGCGCTGCCATAAAGGTAATTGGGAATGGGTGGAAAGTGGGTCTCTGTCATCAGCACAGGCAGGAGCGCTGTCACTGAGCCGCTGGGTCCACATTTCAGGGAACCGAGAGGAAAACAATGTTGAACGTACACAGGTCTGATTCAGCTAAGTGCAAGGGGACTCTGCTACTTGTATTCATCCATTCAGAATCCCTCTAGCTATAGACAGACGGGTCACATAGGATAGATTGTTGATGCGTTGATCATTTTTCAGTTCATAAATACATTGACCTCTTGCTGTAATgaagctctgtgtgtctgtgtgtgtagctgtctcGGGCGCTGGGGGAATTGGAGCTCTCTCTGAGCGAGAAGGTCCTGGGACAGAAGAGCTCCTGGGCTGACCTGCACAGCCACATCCACATCctggaggaaaggtgggggatcAGGTGTTTCCTTCCCATTCAACTCGATCCAAGACCGAGGTCGCTTCCAATCCCTGACAACCACCCGGAGCTTTTAGTAAACAAACTGCCAAACCCTCCCGTCACAAATCCTCTGGAATCGATCTCTTCAGATTCGGTTAGGACAGAGTTCCCCCGCAGGGCCGCAGTGGTCCTGAACACTTAGGTCCCTttgacatccccccccccccaagactgACCTTTCTATCCCTTGAGGAAGGTTTGCCGATGCCTGCTTTGTTTGTGGATGCAGAACCCATGCAGACATTGCTCCGAGCATTAACCGAGAAAGGCGCCCGGCGTTCTGGTGGCTTTCGAGTTTGTTGTCGCTGTTGCTGTTTGTTGTTCTGAATGTTATTTAACGCTTCTCTGGTCTCCATCTGCCATCTCCGTAGCTGAGGCCCAGCGAGCTTTTAATAGATGTGTTTGATAAGATGCCCTGCACAAGTGGAACAAAAACTGCAAATCAACAATACACTCACGCCTTTTCACGGATGCAAAATAGCTGCCTGGTTCTGTCACATACGGCTACATCAACTATAATGTAGGCCAAACCCCATCCAGACTTCTTTTATGTTACCATATACATCATAAAAGAGTATGCAATTTGTATTTGCTACACTAGGGAAGAGCTACGGATATTTCATTGGAATATATTATATTAGTCACCAGAAGTGAAAAGGCACATTCATTGTTTACAGTCCAGAAGCAATGGTATCATGTCTATAATAGAAACCTTCATTAGAATTAGGTTTGAAGAAATCAATCTGTATTAGCTGCCATGGCCAGCCGGCATCGGGTACTGAACAAGACTTCCTGGGTTAGCCTCATCTGTAGTTAGGTCACGTCCTGGTACACTGCCCAgtagcctctctctttctttctctgttttcctgtgccacgcacgcacacacacacacacacagagctgaacTTACTCTGGTGTAAGTTGCCTGCCTCGCTGAACCTCTCAGCCAAGGCGAAACTCTAgatgagaagaaggagagggaattTTGAGGGGGAGGGTCATTGTTTAGCTACCAAATGACACCCATGAGAAATAAACTGATGAGTCATTGGAGGtactgtgctcctgtgtgtgtcaaacTACTGAGGGGAAAGCTGGCGCACCTTGTCCAAGGTGACGGCCCTTATCTGACCCATctctgactaaatgtaaaaatgactacatgtaatctCTCACACGTGACTCCTGAGTGTTGAGGGGTTTTGTGTTCAGTCGCGGGGCCGACGACAGACGGCCACTTGGctgcttctctcttcctctggcgggcgagagagatagagatggatagagagacaaagagagagatagagatggatagagagagaaagagagatagagatggatagagagagaaagagagagataaagatggatagagagagaaagagagagatagagggatagagagagaaagagagaaatagagatggatagagagagaaagagagagatagagatggatagagagaaagagagaaatagagatggacagagagagaaagagagagatagagatggacagagagagaaagagagagatagagatggatagagagagaaagagagagatagagatggatagagagagaaagagagagatagagatggatagagagagatagagatggataaagagagaaagagagagatagagatggatagagagagaaacagagagatcgAGACTGGTGCTGCTCCTCAGACCAGCCTCCGAGAGAAGAGCTGCCTTGCCCTCCGCTCAAACAGAAAACAAAGTGTGTGATGGGCCTTCTCAGTGAAGGTCACTGTTGCCCTTACCAAGGAGAGCCTCGCTATGACGACCTTCCTCCAAGGGCTGCTTTGTGAGCTCAGCGGAAGCCCAGAGATGGGGGAACATCTCCTCGCTATGGCGACTGtctgccaacacacactccatcgCTGATATTCAGCAAATGACTAAGAGAAAGGGCTCTGCTGTCACCTGGGGAACGGGCacatatgccccccccccccccggtagaTTTACGAGGTGTGTTCCAACATCATTCATTCCCTCGTGTGGTCACCTGACGATGTTCCGCAGGAGCTCCAGCGGTCTCAAGCAGGCGAGGGAGGACTCGGACCGGCTGAGGAGGTGGACAGAGGAGCGTCTCCAAACCTgggagcagacacacacccaggccaGAGAGCGGCTGCAAGCGCTCCTGCATGAGCACACggtacagtgtctgtgtgtgctgttcgGCTTGGTGCACTGcgattgtttgtttttttttctcctcctccatcaaaaCAGGTtttccctgtgcgtgtgtgtccacagGCTGAGGTGGAGGGGCGTCTAGACGGCCAGCTCCGTCTGCTGGCTGGGCGTCTGGACCAGTCCGAGGGCCGGCTGGtgcaggagaggcagacagacagggtgaaaCGCTCGGAGGCTAAACTGCAGAGCAGGATAGCCATGGTGGAGGCCGGCCTCCGAGAAGAGCTGCAGCTGGCCAAACAGGAGTACCAGTCAGGTTAGTCCCCTTCACCTCACTTCAACTGAGAGGCCAGTGGGCTCTGTAAAACCCCCGGAAGAGACACCTTTCGGGAGTTTGGGAGTTGGCGTGTGACCGCTGTGCGATTGGAACAAGGTATCGTGGGCTCCATTGGAGAGGAGCCCATGGTGCTTCTTTCCAATTGGCTGCCGTTTGGATTCATTCATCATTTATTGACATGCCCTGCACTCACAGATGTCTGAGCCTGTTCTGGTCGACTGAGATCATCAAAACCACCTGAGCTGAGAAACAAATACAGCAGGCGGCTAACTGGGCCATCAATGGGCAATGGGCAATGTGAGAACAGGAGTTATGAAGGCATGAATAGGAGGTGACCGGTCCAAGTGTTTCACAGTGAAACTCAACTCAGAGAGACACATTATACTATGCGACCATTTGCAATGGTTGCTTACGTAAAGCCTTACACGGAACTCCATAGGGCTGATGCTATCTCTGGCCTCATCTCGGTGTTGAAACGTTGTAATTGGACACAGAGGCTGAGGATGAGCAGTTTCACACAGGTGAGATCGAAATCCATCCTCCTCACCATCCCATCCCGGTGGCAATTTATGTCTCATGTTTCCAGGGCCGGAGTTTACGGAGAACAGCCacccacccttcctccctccctccctctctatggcTTTTGAAGTTGTAGTTCTGTCACCATAGCTGAATGGACCGAGTAAATAAGAGCTGCTGTAAAGAGGAGTGAATCACCTTTCCGCCTCCAGTCTGTCTGGCTGGGCTAGGCTGCGCCTGCAGGACCCTTCAATCATTCCCTCAGACaagtggagaggagaaaggtTGGGAAGGGGGCCCATATGCATTATAGATGATGCTTTTAATGTTGGCCACGGCTGAAAAAATGCTATTAACCTTCATGGTCCAAGGCAG from Osmerus eperlanus chromosome 28, fOsmEpe2.1, whole genome shotgun sequence includes these protein-coding regions:
- the fam81b gene encoding protein FAM81B gives rise to the protein MSDKSMLQPYQPHDRSDVVEGRLTNQERAMSVLLEQALRIKEEVAASLHSTQGCVQSEASSRRLLESHIQVITHIVKQLSTDIQVLERQIIQRDGVSSGTSFAVQSLDHKNLEGIGDLRGRVARCDASIAKLSGDVSSGGRDLLRLQREVSELRSALEVSLRDTETKLSRALGELELSLSEKVLGQKSSWADLHSHIHILEERSSSGLKQAREDSDRLRRWTEERLQTWEQTHTQARERLQALLHEHTAEVEGRLDGQLRLLAGRLDQSEGRLVQERQTDRVKRSEAKLQSRIAMVEAGLREELQLAKQEYQSGFKSIHDAIESLRQIVDTKARLDKDKLQKDIRQIHRKVVQLRDT